From the genome of Nicotiana sylvestris chromosome 2, ASM39365v2, whole genome shotgun sequence, one region includes:
- the LOC138885832 gene encoding uncharacterized protein, with product MGWFKPGEARLLGTDLVPDALEKVKVSPMKGIMRFGKKGKLSPRFIGPFEILRHVGKIAYELSLPPNLARVHSLFHVSMLQRCHGDPLHVLDFSSVQLDRDLSYVEEPVAILDRHVRKLRSKNIALVKVQWWGQSVEEATLETEQDMRSRYLHFFTTSASRSYVKALAQAYT from the exons ATGGGTTGGTttaagccgggtgaggctagattattgggcacagacttggttccggatgctttagagaaggttaag gtttcacctatgaagggcattatgagatttgggaagaaagggaagttgagtccgaggtttattggcccttttgagatattgaggcatgttggaaaaattgcttatgagctttccttaccTCCTAACTTGGCAAGAGTTCATTcgttatttcatgtttcgatgctccagaggtgTCACGGTGATCcgttgcacgtgttggattttagttcagtccagttggacagggatctatcttatgttgaggagccagtggcgatattggatagGCATGTTCGAAAGCtgagatcaaagaatattgcattagtaaaggttcagtggtggggtcagtcggtcgaggaggcgaccttggagaccgagcaggatatgcgtagtCGTTACCTTcattttttcactacttcag CTAGTAGGAGCTATGTTAaggcacttgcacaagcatacacgtag